In Algihabitans albus, the following are encoded in one genomic region:
- a CDS encoding TerB family tellurite resistance protein: MSIWGKIIGAGAGFAVGGPLGALIGGLAGHAVDVMRNQTAEQAEGQPPVDGTKSIAFTMGVIVLGAKMAKADGRVTPDEVAAFKEVFRVPADEMKNVGRIFNRARKDSGGFEPYARQLGGMFRENPAVLEELLDGLFHIARADGQVSTEEVSYLAAVSREFGLSETTWNRIREANMGPDQGDPYTILGVAHEAGEDEIKAAYRQLVRENHPDRLVAQGLPAEFVELANEKLATINQAYEKIRKARGF, encoded by the coding sequence ATGTCGATCTGGGGTAAGATTATCGGGGCTGGAGCCGGTTTCGCGGTCGGTGGCCCCTTAGGCGCGCTGATCGGCGGGTTGGCCGGTCATGCCGTCGACGTGATGCGAAACCAGACAGCCGAACAGGCCGAGGGGCAGCCACCAGTCGACGGCACCAAATCGATCGCCTTCACGATGGGCGTGATCGTCCTCGGCGCGAAGATGGCCAAGGCCGACGGCCGTGTCACACCCGACGAGGTCGCAGCCTTCAAGGAAGTCTTCCGAGTACCCGCCGACGAGATGAAGAACGTGGGCCGGATCTTCAATCGCGCGCGCAAGGACTCGGGCGGCTTCGAACCCTACGCCCGGCAATTGGGCGGCATGTTCCGCGAGAATCCGGCCGTGCTGGAGGAACTGCTCGACGGACTGTTCCACATTGCCCGAGCCGACGGACAGGTCTCAACCGAGGAGGTCAGCTATCTCGCGGCGGTTTCCCGCGAGTTCGGCCTTTCCGAAACGACCTGGAACCGCATCCGCGAAGCCAACATGGGCCCGGATCAGGGCGATCCCTATACCATTCTGGGCGTCGCGCACGAGGCCGGCGAGGACGAGATCAAGGCCGCCTATCGACAGTTGGTGCGCGAGAATCACCCCGACCGCCTGGTTGCCCAGGGCTTGCCCGCCGAGTTCGTGGAGCTGGCGAACGAGAAGCTGGCCACCATCAATCAGGCCTACGAAAAGATTCGGAAGGCCAGAGGCTTCTAG
- a CDS encoding ATP-binding cassette domain-containing protein, with the protein MAVQPPLIALKGARLGFGGRPLFEGLDLALARGERAALVGRNGSGKSTLLKVLAGLVELDRGGRSLQAGTRIGYLPQAPALPAEESLLDYVAGGLSQDDPAGRALAEAALDRLSLDGAARLGTLSGGEGRRAALARALVTEPDLLLLDEPTNHLDLPTIAWLEGELARFRGALLVISHDRTFLANLSNRTLWLDRGKAHRLDKGFAAFEAWADEIREAEARDLARLGKSIEREEHWLHRGVTARRKRNMGRLARLKDLRANRASLLKAQTGQVAMAAAQAGSSGKLVIEAAHLGKAYSQPDGTVRPILRDFSTRILRGDRIGVVGRNGAGKTTLINLLLGRLDPDSGSLRLGTNLEIAIFDQRRQSLDPEKTLWQTLAPDGGDSLMVGGRQRHVVAYLRDFLFEESQVKQPVKALSGGEANRLLLARLLARPSNLLVLDEPTNDLDMDTLDLLEEVLSDYQGTLILVSHDRDFLDRLCTSVILLDGAGGAGEYPGGFSDAVRQAGGLPDARPGAQIGSGAPAKTAKPKPSSKPKSSAGGKLSYKEQRELDGLPTRIAALETEIARLQTALADPELYGRDPEGFRKASDALATTSEDLASAEERWLELEHKREVLAAGPA; encoded by the coding sequence ATGGCCGTACAACCTCCTCTCATTGCCCTGAAAGGTGCCCGCCTGGGATTCGGCGGGCGACCCTTGTTCGAGGGCCTGGACTTGGCGTTGGCGCGGGGCGAGCGCGCAGCGCTGGTCGGGCGTAACGGCAGCGGTAAGTCGACGCTTCTGAAGGTCCTCGCCGGGCTGGTCGAGCTGGACCGCGGCGGGCGCAGCCTGCAGGCGGGCACGCGCATCGGCTATTTGCCCCAGGCTCCCGCACTGCCGGCCGAGGAGAGTCTTCTCGACTACGTCGCGGGAGGCTTGTCACAGGACGATCCGGCCGGCCGCGCGCTTGCCGAGGCGGCGTTGGACCGTCTGTCTCTGGATGGCGCAGCCAGGCTGGGAACCCTGTCGGGCGGCGAAGGCCGGCGGGCAGCTTTGGCCCGCGCTCTGGTAACCGAGCCGGACCTGCTGCTGCTGGATGAGCCGACCAACCATCTCGACCTGCCGACGATCGCCTGGCTGGAAGGTGAGTTGGCTCGTTTTCGCGGCGCACTGCTGGTCATCAGCCACGACCGCACCTTCCTGGCGAACCTCTCCAATCGCACGCTTTGGCTGGACCGCGGCAAGGCACATCGGCTGGACAAGGGTTTCGCGGCCTTCGAAGCCTGGGCCGACGAGATCCGCGAGGCGGAGGCCCGGGATCTGGCCCGTCTGGGCAAGAGCATCGAGCGTGAGGAGCATTGGCTCCATCGCGGCGTGACCGCCCGCCGCAAGCGCAACATGGGCCGCCTCGCGCGCCTGAAGGATCTGCGCGCGAACCGCGCCAGCCTGTTGAAGGCGCAAACCGGTCAGGTGGCGATGGCCGCCGCGCAAGCCGGCAGCAGCGGCAAGCTGGTGATCGAAGCCGCGCATCTCGGCAAGGCCTACAGCCAGCCGGACGGCACGGTCCGTCCGATCCTCCGTGATTTCTCGACCCGCATCCTGCGCGGCGACCGAATCGGCGTGGTCGGCCGCAACGGCGCCGGCAAGACCACCCTGATCAACTTGCTGCTCGGCCGTCTCGATCCCGATAGCGGAAGCCTGCGCCTGGGTACCAACCTGGAGATCGCGATCTTCGACCAGCGCCGTCAGAGCCTCGACCCCGAGAAGACGCTCTGGCAGACGCTGGCGCCCGATGGCGGCGACTCTCTGATGGTCGGCGGGCGGCAACGTCACGTCGTCGCTTACCTGCGCGATTTCCTGTTCGAGGAAAGCCAGGTCAAACAACCGGTCAAGGCGCTTTCCGGCGGGGAAGCCAACCGTCTGCTACTGGCGCGCCTGCTGGCCCGGCCGTCCAATCTGCTGGTCTTGGACGAGCCGACTAACGACCTGGACATGGACACGCTCGACCTGCTCGAGGAGGTGCTGAGCGACTACCAGGGCACGCTGATCCTCGTCAGCCACGACCGGGATTTCCTGGATCGGCTTTGCACCTCAGTGATTCTGTTGGATGGCGCCGGCGGCGCCGGAGAATATCCCGGGGGGTTCAGCGACGCCGTCCGTCAGGCCGGCGGTCTGCCGGATGCGCGCCCTGGAGCGCAGATCGGGTCAGGGGCACCGGCCAAAACCGCCAAGCCTAAACCCTCAAGCAAACCGAAAAGCAGTGCCGGCGGAAAGCTTTCCTATAAGGAGCAACGCGAGCTCGACGGCTTGCCGACCCGCATCGCGGCCTTGGAAACCGAAATCGCCCGGCTCCAGACGGCCCTGGCCGATCCGGAGCTCTACGGCCGCGACCCCGAGGGCTTTCGCAAGGCCAGCGATGCGCTGGCGACGACAAGCGAGGACTTGGCCAGCGCTGAAGAACGGTGGTTGGAGCTGGAGCACAAGCGCGAAGTCTTGGCGGCGGGCCCGGCATGA
- the secA gene encoding preprotein translocase subunit SecA — translation MLQSFAKRLFGSANDRLVKSLRKEVERINALEPEYEGLNDEQLAAKTVEFRSRLEKGESLDALLSEAFAAVREAAKRTLGQRHFDVQLIGGMVLHQGDIAEMKTGEGKTLVATLAVYLNALAGKGVHVVTVNDYLAQRDSQWMGAIYRFLGLDVGCIVHGLTDVERRAAYAADVTYGTNNEFGFDYLRDNMKFRLEDMVQRDFNFAIVDEVDSILIDEARTPLIISGPAEDSSELYRATDKVVPRLEEEHWEKDEKARSVTLTDSGTERVEEILTELGMMESGSLYDVHNIGLLHHVNQALRAHKLFSRDTDYIVKNDKVVIIDEFTGRMMEGRRYSDGLHQALEAKEGVTVQMENQTLASITFQNLFRAYPKLAGMTGTAMTEADEFREIYDLEVIEIPTNRAVARLDNDDEVYRSAREKYEAISKQIEECRARKQPVLVGTVSIEKSEYLADLLKKKRIPHNVLNARYHEQEAFIIAQAGAPGAVTIATNMAGRGTDIQLGGNVEMRIRQEAEPIEDEAKRQKKIKEIEAEVEANREVVKQGGGLFVLATERHESRRIDNQLRGRSGRQGDPGASSFFLSLEDDLMRIFGSERMESMLKRLGLEEGEAITHTWVNKALEKAQSKVEARNFEIRKNLLKFDNVMNDQRKVVFEQRRDLMRAEDVQEAVSEMRQQVVDDLVKRCIPKEAYAEQWDINLLHEEGLRLFGLDLPVHDWAAEEGIADQEIRERLSRTVDEKMAAKTANLGPQIMRTAEKHVLLTVLDKQWKDHLLSLDHLRQAVGLRAYAQRDPLNEYKREAFELFEEMLSQVREETVSLLARIEIRPQTAIEQLTPPRPSTKMVEGRQDPALAGTAPGAEAEMALAGNAPGGRAADVAEAPRPQQAATRSDPNDPGTWGKVQRNAPCPCGSGRKYKHCHGKIS, via the coding sequence ATGCTCCAATCGTTCGCCAAGCGGCTCTTCGGGTCCGCCAACGACCGCCTCGTCAAGTCTTTGCGGAAAGAGGTCGAGCGGATCAACGCGCTCGAGCCCGAGTACGAGGGACTCAACGACGAACAGCTCGCCGCCAAAACCGTCGAGTTTCGCTCGCGTCTGGAAAAGGGCGAAAGCCTGGATGCCCTGCTGAGCGAAGCCTTCGCGGCCGTGCGCGAGGCTGCCAAGCGTACCCTCGGTCAGCGTCATTTCGATGTGCAGCTGATCGGCGGCATGGTGTTGCACCAGGGTGACATCGCCGAGATGAAAACCGGCGAGGGCAAGACCCTGGTCGCCACTCTGGCGGTCTATCTGAATGCGCTGGCCGGCAAGGGTGTTCATGTCGTCACGGTCAACGACTACCTAGCTCAACGCGACAGCCAGTGGATGGGAGCGATCTATCGTTTCCTTGGCCTCGACGTCGGCTGCATCGTGCATGGCCTGACCGACGTGGAACGCCGCGCCGCCTACGCGGCCGACGTAACCTACGGCACCAACAACGAATTCGGCTTCGACTACCTGCGCGACAACATGAAGTTCAGGCTGGAGGACATGGTCCAGCGCGACTTCAATTTCGCCATCGTCGACGAAGTCGACTCCATTCTGATCGACGAGGCGCGCACGCCGCTGATCATCTCCGGCCCGGCCGAGGACTCGAGCGAGCTCTACCGGGCGACCGACAAAGTCGTACCGCGACTTGAGGAAGAGCACTGGGAAAAGGATGAGAAGGCGCGCTCCGTGACGCTGACGGACAGCGGGACCGAGCGAGTCGAGGAGATTCTGACCGAGCTCGGGATGATGGAAAGCGGCTCGCTCTACGATGTTCACAACATCGGCTTGCTGCACCACGTCAATCAGGCGCTGCGCGCGCACAAGCTCTTCAGCCGCGATACCGACTACATCGTCAAGAACGACAAAGTCGTGATCATCGATGAATTCACCGGCCGCATGATGGAGGGCCGACGCTACTCCGACGGTCTTCACCAAGCCCTGGAGGCCAAGGAAGGTGTCACGGTTCAGATGGAGAACCAGACGCTGGCCTCCATCACCTTCCAGAATCTGTTCCGGGCCTATCCCAAGCTGGCCGGCATGACCGGCACGGCCATGACCGAGGCCGACGAGTTCCGCGAAATCTATGACCTCGAGGTGATCGAGATCCCGACCAACAGGGCCGTCGCACGGCTGGACAACGACGACGAGGTCTATCGCTCGGCCCGCGAAAAGTACGAGGCAATCTCCAAGCAGATCGAGGAGTGCCGCGCCCGCAAACAGCCGGTGCTGGTGGGAACCGTCTCGATCGAGAAGTCGGAGTATCTGGCCGACCTGCTGAAGAAGAAGCGCATTCCGCACAATGTCCTGAATGCCCGCTACCACGAGCAGGAGGCTTTTATCATCGCCCAGGCCGGCGCGCCCGGCGCGGTGACCATCGCGACCAACATGGCGGGCCGCGGCACCGACATCCAGCTGGGCGGCAACGTCGAGATGAGGATTCGGCAGGAAGCCGAACCCATCGAAGACGAAGCCAAGCGGCAGAAGAAAATCAAGGAGATCGAGGCCGAAGTCGAAGCCAATCGCGAGGTCGTCAAGCAGGGCGGTGGACTGTTCGTGCTGGCCACCGAGCGGCACGAAAGCCGACGTATCGACAACCAGCTGCGCGGCCGTTCCGGCCGCCAGGGCGATCCCGGCGCCTCCAGCTTCTTTCTGTCCCTGGAAGACGACCTGATGCGCATCTTCGGTTCGGAGCGCATGGAATCGATGCTCAAGCGCCTGGGGCTTGAGGAAGGCGAGGCCATCACTCACACCTGGGTGAACAAGGCACTGGAAAAAGCGCAGTCGAAGGTCGAGGCGCGGAACTTCGAGATTCGCAAGAACCTGCTCAAGTTCGACAACGTGATGAACGACCAGCGCAAGGTCGTCTTCGAACAGCGCCGCGACCTGATGCGCGCCGAGGATGTTCAGGAAGCCGTCTCGGAAATGCGCCAGCAGGTGGTCGACGACCTGGTAAAGCGCTGTATCCCCAAGGAAGCCTACGCCGAGCAGTGGGATATCAACCTGCTGCATGAGGAGGGTCTGCGCCTATTCGGTCTGGACCTTCCGGTGCACGACTGGGCCGCCGAAGAAGGTATCGCCGATCAGGAAATCCGGGAACGTCTGAGCAGAACGGTCGACGAGAAGATGGCGGCCAAGACCGCCAACCTGGGACCGCAGATCATGCGTACTGCGGAGAAGCACGTTCTCCTGACCGTGCTGGACAAACAGTGGAAAGACCACTTGCTGTCGCTCGACCATCTGCGTCAGGCCGTCGGACTGCGCGCCTACGCACAGCGCGATCCGCTCAACGAATACAAACGCGAAGCCTTCGAACTGTTCGAAGAGATGCTCTCGCAAGTTCGCGAGGAGACGGTATCCCTTCTCGCACGTATCGAAATTCGTCCGCAAACGGCCATCGAGCAGCTTACGCCGCCGCGCCCTTCGACCAAGATGGTCGAGGGACGGCAAGATCCGGCACTGGCGGGTACGGCACCGGGTGCCGAAGCGGAGATGGCGCTCGCCGGCAATGCGCCTGGCGGCAGGGCCGCAGACGTGGCTGAAGCGCCGCGCCCGCAACAGGCCGCGACCCGCTCGGATCCGAACGACCCCGGGACCTGGGGCAAGGTACAGCGCAACGCGCCCTGCCCCTGCGGATCCGGCAGGAAGTACAAGCACTGCCACGGCAAGATTTCCTAG
- a CDS encoding N-acetylmuramoyl-L-alanine amidase, translated as MVALIDRPSPNHDARPERGGEPCPPDLLLLHYTGMQTGEAALERLCDPAAKVSAHYLVEEDGRVFRLVPEHRRAWHAGLAAWAGETDVNGLSLGIELVNPGHEFGYRPFPERQMAALIELLHVLKAKYSISPARVIGHSDVAPRRKTDPGELFDWPRLAKEGLARPVPAPHQVRPDPAVAQIQFTELGYGFLDEDFEAVVTAFQRRFRPAAVTGAFDSETAGILAALADS; from the coding sequence ATGGTCGCGCTGATCGACCGCCCCTCACCCAACCACGATGCCCGCCCGGAGCGTGGTGGGGAGCCCTGCCCGCCCGACTTGCTGCTGCTCCACTACACCGGCATGCAGACGGGGGAGGCGGCGCTGGAGCGGCTCTGCGACCCGGCTGCCAAGGTCTCCGCCCACTACCTTGTCGAGGAGGACGGGCGCGTTTTCCGCTTGGTCCCCGAACATCGCAGAGCCTGGCATGCCGGCCTGGCAGCCTGGGCCGGCGAGACCGATGTCAACGGCCTCTCTCTGGGCATCGAACTTGTCAATCCCGGCCACGAGTTCGGCTACCGCCCCTTCCCGGAACGACAGATGGCGGCCCTGATCGAGCTTCTTCACGTGCTGAAGGCAAAGTACAGCATTTCCCCTGCCCGCGTGATCGGGCACTCCGACGTCGCGCCGCGGCGCAAGACCGATCCGGGCGAGCTGTTCGATTGGCCCCGGTTGGCGAAGGAAGGCCTGGCCCGGCCGGTTCCAGCGCCACATCAGGTAAGACCGGACCCAGCCGTGGCTCAGATACAGTTCACGGAATTGGGCTACGGCTTCCTGGACGAAGACTTCGAAGCCGTGGTGACGGCGTTCCAGCGGCGCTTTCGTCCTGCCGCGGTGACCGGCGCGTTCGACAGCGAAACCGCCGGAATCCTGGCAGCCCTGGCCGACAGCTAA
- a CDS encoding DMT family transporter → MIHFAIAPRDVAAFVLVMAIWGFNFAVVKTALETFPPIFMTALRFAMVAAVLLPFVAIPRGHFLGVFLVSVTLGFLHFSLMFTGLDGIDASTAAIAIQLQVPFAALLAAFVFGDKLGWRRALGMATAFAGVAVIAGEPRMAGSYLSLGLVVTAAMIFAISNIQVKKLGTLNGWTVAGWMSFFAVPQLFAASLLLEDGQIEALRAADWLAWGCIVYNAIVVMVIGYGLWYRLLRRYEVNTAMPFTLLVPLFGVMTGVLVLGETLDLSLILGGLLTIVGVGIIILRRPKVVAPEADRV, encoded by the coding sequence ATGATCCACTTTGCCATCGCGCCGCGCGATGTGGCGGCCTTCGTGTTGGTCATGGCGATCTGGGGCTTCAACTTCGCCGTCGTCAAAACGGCGCTGGAGACTTTCCCGCCGATCTTCATGACGGCCCTGCGCTTCGCCATGGTGGCCGCCGTGCTGCTGCCCTTCGTCGCGATACCGCGCGGTCACTTCCTCGGCGTCTTCCTGGTTTCGGTAACCCTCGGCTTTCTGCACTTCTCGCTGATGTTCACGGGACTGGACGGCATCGACGCCTCGACAGCAGCCATCGCGATCCAGTTGCAGGTTCCTTTTGCAGCCTTGTTGGCCGCCTTCGTATTCGGCGACAAGCTCGGCTGGCGGCGGGCTCTCGGGATGGCAACCGCCTTCGCGGGAGTCGCCGTGATCGCCGGCGAACCGCGGATGGCGGGAAGCTACCTGTCGCTCGGCCTGGTCGTCACGGCCGCCATGATCTTCGCCATCTCCAACATTCAGGTTAAGAAGCTCGGTACCCTGAACGGCTGGACCGTCGCCGGATGGATGAGCTTTTTCGCGGTACCTCAGCTGTTCGCCGCTTCCCTCCTGTTGGAGGACGGCCAGATCGAAGCCTTGCGAGCAGCCGACTGGTTAGCCTGGGGCTGCATCGTCTACAATGCCATTGTGGTCATGGTCATCGGCTACGGCCTTTGGTACCGGCTGCTGCGCCGCTACGAAGTCAACACAGCCATGCCCTTTACCCTGCTGGTGCCGCTGTTCGGCGTGATGACCGGGGTGCTGGTGCTTGGCGAGACGCTGGACCTGAGCTTGATCCTTGGCGGGCTGCTGACGATCGTCGGTGTCGGTATCATCATTCTGCGCCGACCGAAGGTCGTCGCACCGGAAGCGGATCGCGTTTGA